In Phocoena phocoena chromosome 8, mPhoPho1.1, whole genome shotgun sequence, the following are encoded in one genomic region:
- the CD248 gene encoding endosialin yields the protein MLLRLLLAWAAAVPTLGQAPWAAEPRAACGPGSCYALFPRRRTFLEAWRACRELGGDLATPRTPEEARRVDSLVGPGPASRLLWIGLQRQARHCQPQRPLRGFTWTTGDQDTAFTNWAQPATGGPCPAQRCAALEASGEHRWLEGSCTLAVDGYLCQFGFEGSCPALPDEAGQAGPAVYTTPFHLVSAEFQWLPFGSVAAVPCQAGREASLLCVKQPDGGVGWSRTGPLCPGTGCGPDNGGCEHECVEEADGRVSCRCTEGFRLAVDGRSCEDPCAHALCEQQCEPGGPQGYSCHCRLGFRPAEDEPHRCVDTDECRIAGVCQQMCVNYVGGFECYCSEGHELEADGISCSPAGAMGARASQDLGDELLDDGEDEEDEDEAWEVFDGGWTEMPGIPWMEATQSPDFGLAYRPSFPEDRESRMPYLDPTWPPPLSAPRVPYHSSVLSVTRPVVVSATRPPLPSAHQPPIVSATRPPLTPAPQPPVIPAVQPALPSDHQFPKISANSPDLPSAHRRPIISATHPGPTPAHRPPIISAKYPELFPAHQSPMFPDTQNTTHLPRIPVNHAPLVTTSSARQTPVTPDIPVLKAQATHHPITSTVQSSLITTSRPPVSPAHQVPVPAATQPPAFHTPLPPESPTNQTLLASPTHPHSKARQVPREGTPDPNLAPWLPSAVPTALGEASPAGRSRRDDRWLLVALLVPTCVFLVVLLALGIVYCTRCGPHAPNKRVTDCYRWVTHAGSKGSTEPAPHRGSLTGVQTCRTSV from the coding sequence ATGCTGCTGCGCCTGCTGCTGGCCTGGGCGGCCGCGGTGCCTACGCTGGGCCAGGCCCCCTGGGCCGCCGAGCCCCGCGCTGCCTGCGGCCCCGGCAGCTGTTACGCGCTCTTCCCGCGGCGCCGCACCTTCCTGGAGGCCTGGCGGGCCTGCCGTGAGCTGGGGGGCGACCTGGCCACGCCGCGGACCCCCGAGGAGGCCCGGCGCGTGGACAGCCTGGTGGGCCCCGGCCCGGCCAGCCGGCTGCTGTGGATCGGGCTGCAGCGGCAGGCCCGGCACTGCCAGCCTCAGCGCCCACTGCGGGGCTTCACGTGGACCACAGGGGACCAGGACACGGCCTTCACCAACTGGGCCCAGCCCGCCACGGGTGGGCCCTGCCCGGCCCAGCGCTGTGCGGCCCTTGAGGCGAGTGGCGAGCATCGCTGGCTCGAGGGCTCGTGCACGCTGGCCGTCGATGGCTACCTGTGCCAGTTTGGCTTCGAGGGCTCCTGCCCAGCGCTGCCCGATGAGGCAGGCCAGGCCGGCCCCGCCGTCTACACCACGCCCTTCCACCTGGTGTCCGCAGAGTTTCAGTGGCTGCCCTTCGGCTCTGTGGCTGCCGTGCCGTGCCAGGCTGGCAGAGAAGCCTCTCTGCTCTGCGTGAAGCAGCCTGACGGTGGCGTGGGCTGGTCGCGGACTGGGCCCTTGTGCCCCGGTACCGGCTGCGGCCCGGACAACGGGGGCTGTGAACACGAGTGCGTGGAGGAGGCGGACGGTCGGGTGTCCTGTCGCTGCACCGAGGGCTTCCGGCTGGCAGTGGACGGGCGCAGCTGCGAGGACCCCTGTGCCCATGCCCTGTGTGAGCAGCAGTGTGAGCCTGGAGGGCCACAGGGCTACAGCTGCCACTGTCGCCTGGGTTTCCGGCCGGCCGAGGATGAGCCGCACCGCTGCGTGGACACCGATGAATGCCGGATCGCCGGCGTGTGCCAGCAGATGTGCGTCAACTACGTTGGTGGTTTTGAGTGCTACTGCAGCGAGGGCCACGAGCTGGAGGCTGATGGCATCAGCTGCAGCCCTGCTGGGGCCATGGGCGCCCGGGCTTCCCAGGACCTTGGGGACGAGTTGCTGGATGATGGGGAGGATGAAGAGGATGAAGATGAAGCCTGGGAGGTCTTCGATGGTGGCTGGACAGAGATGCCTGGGATCCCGTGGATGGAGGCCACGCAGTCACCTGACTTTGGCCTGGCCTATAGACCTAGCTTCCCAGAGGACAGAGAGTCACGGATGCCCTACCTGGACCCCACCTGGCCACCCCCGCTTAGTGCCCCTAGGGTCCCCTACCACTCCTCAGTGCTCTCTGTCACCCGGCCTGTGGTGGTCTCTGCCACACGCCCCCCACTGCCTTCTGCCCACCAACCCCCTATTGTCTCTGCCACACGTCCACCCCTGACCCCTGCCCCTCAGCCCCCCGTGATCCCTGCAGTACAGCCAGCTTTGCCCTCTGACCACCAGTTCCCCAAGATCTCAGCCAACTCTCCAGATCTGCCTTCTGCCCACCGACGCCCCATTATCTCTGCCACACACCCAGGACCGACCCCTGCCCACCGGCCCCCAATTATCTCAGCCAAATATCCTGAACTGTTCCCCGCTCACCAGTCCCCCATGTTTCCAGATACCCAGAACACCACTCATTTGCCTCGAATCCCAGTTAACCACGCCCCTCTGGTCACCACCTCCAGCGCCCGTCAAACCCCTGTGACCCCAGATATCCCAGTCCTCAAAGCCCAGGCCACCCACCATCCCATTACTTCCACTGTCCAGTCTTCTCTGATCACTACCTCCAGGCCCCCTGTGTCGCCTGCCCATCAAGTCCCCGTGCCTGCTGCCACCCAACCCCCAGCCTTCCAcactcccctgcccccagagagCCCCACTAACCAGACCTTACTCGCTAGCCCGACACACCCCCATTCCAAAGCCCGACAAGTCCCAAGGGAAGGTACCCCTGACCCCAACCTGGCCCCGTGGCTGCCCTCGGCAGTCCCCACAGCCCTGGGGGAGGCCAGTCCAGCAGGCCGCAGCCGCAGGGATGATCGATGGCTGCTGGTGGCACTCCTAGTGCCAACATGCGTCTTCTTGGTGGTCCTACTTGCACTGGGCATCGTGTACTGTACCCGCTGTGGCCCCCACGCGCCCAATAAGCGCGTGACCGACTGCTATCGCTGGGTCACCCACGCCGGGAGCAAGGGCTCAACGGAACCCGCGCCCCATCGGGGCAGCCTCACAGGGGTGCAGACCTGCAGAACCAGCGTGTGA